In Plasmodium chabaudi chabaudi strain AS genome assembly, chromosome: 10, a single genomic region encodes these proteins:
- a CDS encoding 6-cysteine protein P41, putative, which translates to MKGLLIYTFIFLLKQLIVRSEEYVCDFRAKNYLHDNKDMSYCTINAKPFDKITYICPNKIGAQCFHNVNTSNNIETHLESSQIHINYLLYGSTIYKDTLIVPPTVPKSVTFYCFCQLETDVPEKSLKPPKFEGVGNHNGNITLGESVNLDNPMSKALYKQNKYKNLMEEGDRENGDETIIEMEPETEPEPEPKAEEEEETEEKAKAKENKPKPKIIKVIYKTIKGNTVTKKTKTEAVEQKTEEPKEEAEATKEEPAPAKVEPVKKIKYGVMKVTVQKASNVIKGCDFGSKSTQYFTNPLANSKDANTKLCQINAKPGEIVGFKCIQETHGYVEPTGCFDNVYVNNYNTSLNTIIPGYTSYASKTGSTTAFYLKLPHLINKAYTFECKCRSSDYSTDSYIFQVNVESGESDLIKKSFN; encoded by the coding sequence atgaaaGGTTTACTAATATACACattcatttttcttttaaaacaattgaTTGTCCGTTCAGAAGAATATGTTTGCGATTTTAGGgccaaaaattatttacatgACAATAAGGATATGTCATATTGTACAATTAATGCAAAAccatttgataaaattacatatatatgcccAAATAAAATAGGAGCACAATGTTTTCATAATGTAAACACATCAAATAACATCGAAACCCATTTGGAATCTTCCCAAATTCACATAAATTACTTATTATATGGATCgacaatatataaagatacTCTTATTGTACCTCCAACAGTTCCAAAAAGTGTTACATTCTATTGCTTTTGTCAGTTAGAAACTGATGTTCCAGAAAAAAGTTTGAAACCACCAAAATTTGAAGGAGTTGGTAATCataatggaaatataaCATTAGGAGAAAGTGTAAATCTCGATAATCCTATGTCAAAAgctttatataaacaaaataaatataaaaatttaatggaAGAAGGAGACAGAGAGAATGGCGATGAAACTATAATTGAAATGGAACCTGAAACTGAACCTGAACCTGAACCCAAGGCTGAGGAGGAGGAGGAGACTGAGGAGAAGGCCAAAGCTAAGGAAAATAAACCCAAACCTAAGATTATTAAAGTCATATATAAGACTATTAAAGGCAATACTGTGACTAAAAAAACCAAAACTGAAGCTGTTGAACAAAAAACTGAGGAACCTAAAGAAGAAGCTGAGGCTACTAAAGAAGAACCTGCGCCTGCTAAAGTTGAGCCtgtcaaaaaaataaaatatggtgTAATGAAAGTTACAGTTCAAAAAGCTTCTAATGTAATAAAAGGATGTGATTTTGGTAGTAAATCTACTCAATATTTTACTAACCCATTGGCAAATAGCAAAGATGCAAATACTAAATTGTGTCAAATAAATGCAAAACCTGGAGAAATCGTTGGCTTTAAGTGTATACAAGAGACACATGGATATGTAGAACCAACTGGATGCTTCGATAATGTGtatgttaataattataatacaaGTTTAAATACTATTATTCCAGGATATACATCATATGCAAGTAAAACCGGTTCTACAACCGCTTTTTACTTAAAATTGCCTCACTTAATAAACAAAGCATATACATTTGAATGTAAATGTAGATCAAGTGATTACAGTACCGATTCTTACATTTTTCAAGTAAATGTAGAATCAGGCGAAAGtgatttaattaaaaaatcttTTAATTGA
- a CDS encoding ATP-dependent RNA helicase DDX51, putative codes for MTSSIYIDNVKRLIENSYEKLVNSDLLNEGKNAIENDINTKINQNSNNEKNSKDVEKSGEDDDKSDELEDKTKVEDIRSTLNSNCRIIKINDDEIEISKWNSLKRNPINEYIIDALINMFNFKKFLPCQSCILEYSLLYKNGSNSFLTGDIYIEVPTGLGKTLCYTITILDYFLSKKDNSFFCLILTATDELVQQILNVITKFNIKNLKFQDININKFNSSIYFDELVHNTFDNCNIMVTTANKFESLFYSNEHLFKDLKFLIIDEVDKIVSIDKTNICSLVNSLTKIVEKNQNASSNLYRPKYFLQKYLVSATLCKVSDNLMPLNLYRPIFFYYTINKARNNEFYCYTKNTNKKIYNTIAIIQEIPYDDFLSMMIFCSDEKRSHLLFRYLTIYFSYTNTVKYKIIEYNHDLSSKRRKTILKDFLSNKINILICSNSIARGLDTVNLKYVINFDIPMHYNILTHRIGRLSRYNGRKGTVYYFIKQSERGIMMRSGKERNVESINKSCFDKKKLKAIKRNIAKIKKLVKNVINKEQSNIINRSKVYHYDDLIKLNL; via the exons atgacaagtagcatatatatagataatgTAAAAAGGTTAATTGAAAACAGTTATGAGAAACTTGTGAATTCCGATCTTTTAAATGAAGGAAAAAATGCGATAGAAAATGacataaatacaaaaattaatcaaaatagtaataacGAGAAAAATAGTAAAGATGTGGAAAAAAGTGGCGAGGACGATGATAAAAGTGATGAATTAGAGGACAAAACAAAAGTCGAAGATATAAGGAGTACGTTAAATTCGAACTgtagaataataaaaataaatgacgATGAAATAGAGATATCAAAATGGAACTCTTTGAAAAGAAATccaataaatgaatatataatagacGCACTGattaatatgtttaattttaaaaaatttttaccTTGCCAAAGTTGTATATTagaatattcattattatataaaaatggatcAAACTCATTTTTAACTggtgatatatatattgaagTCCCCACAGGATTAGGGAAAACATTATGTTATACTATAACAATAttagattattttttatctaaaaaggataattcatttttttgtttaatattaaCAGCAACCGACGAATTGGTAcaacaaattttaaacGTGATAactaaatttaatataaaaaacttaaaattccaagatataaatataaataaatttaattctagcatatattttgatgaGCTTGTTCATAACACTTTTGACAATTGTAATATTATGGTTACAACTgcaaataaatttgaatcattattttatagcAATGAgcatttatttaaagatttaaaatttttaattattgaTGAAGTAGATAAAATTGTGTCTATAGATAAAACCAATATATGTAGTTTAGTTAATTCattaacaaaaattgtagaaaaaaatcaaaatgcATCAAGTAATTTATATAGACCGAAATATTTTCTCCAGAAATATTTAGTATCTGCTACTTTATGTAAGGTTTCAGATAATTTAATGCctttaaatttgtataggcctatttttttttattatacaataaataaagctAGAAACAACGAATTTTACTGTTATACCAAAAacacaaataaaaagatatataacACAATTGCAATCATTCAAGAGATACCATATGATG ATTTCCTAAGTATGATGATATTTTGTAGCGACGAAAAAAGATCACACCTTCTTTTTCGATATTtaactatatatttcaGCTATACAAATActgtaaaatataaaattattgaaTATAATCATGATTTATCATCTAAAAGAAGGAAAACGATATTAAAGGattttttaagtaataaaataaatatactaaTATGTAGTAATTCTATTGCACGAGGTTTAGATACGGTGAATTTAAAGtatgttataaattttgacATTCCAAtgcattataatatattgacGCATAGAATTGGAAGACTTTCTAG ATACAATGGTCGAAAAGGAACTgtatactattttattaaacaaTCTGAAAGAGGCATCATGATGAGATCAGGAAAGGAAAGAAATGTAGAAAgcataaataaatcatgTTTCGACAAAAAGAAGTTAAAGgcaattaaaagaaatatagcTAAAATCAAGAAGTTAGTAAAgaatgtaataaataaagaacaatcaaatataataaaccGATCCAAAGTTTATCATTACGATGATTTAATAAAGTTGAAtttgtaa
- a CDS encoding protein transport protein Sec24B, putative — MTPNKSQNLYQSNSNNLNNNPRDNAHNSYNNNDNQMDKSETHLMSINPNEVKNDINPFFDNSNKGNYNDGIKLVPDNRNANIINRDNNKNMLFRENTTSDKNNESYGSAFNNTENINNNIKNFENSTGNTRLNEQMYGERNVSNAGNDYINRNNYNDLSVKMNRNSTSISSNNNIESNNPPKGSNDIYAETAYIPNNWNNFNTPNGLNYSNMGPNNNEINSMNSYNYKVNENIQQKQDYTQTYNYPPSNYNNNMNQFVSNNAPRNSNIPPVSQMPLGLNTGNVINGINSAPVYNYPNNNRELPFNTSQNTPNNPQNYQANNMANQYNNQVQQYSNQNGAFNYQESNVMGQQSPFSNTPFMGSSNGIRTNETTPKAMNKRDSNGANTDKCDNESEESSSDESNSDHDKGVTDKGEEIFTLIKKTYNRIDMNKIPRPIINFQDKKNKPCLKIFETCKYISPPSFYQPFISVDTGKADPRFIKSTLYQIPLFSETLNLSKIPFGIIVNPFARLNDGENVCKVHMKDIINDKEENVEILRCPKCFSYIHGTMLGDLAKKFICVFCDAEILIDENVLFDIYQYNEKMAHMQNSKHNPMSPLLKGSVDIMIPSKYYTNSNNLKLSYTSLNKNVNQTASIITNKIMSITKQISNTLVSNDSKNLNNQSRSLLFSENEINYNNAGAGVLTEGGERDSSGFIGMSRNYINEKNINNNETIINENTNFRLDDIKNLLNEKKGETYETINKRNSILSKYKQIKNMLPPYFVFVIDCSYNAIYNNITYTVLEGIKYAVKNVTCPKTKIAIITYSNSLFFFNCKYLDGGNGATTECATNADPNNTAHHNENTKNEKYFKNQLIVMSDIDDPFVPLSHDDIFLSCVDELDKINNLIDTIKTLCPKMQAYGSCGNSALKAAIEILKERNGVGSISMFYTSTPNCGIGAINEIKRTPKENLFEVHQKSFYDSMLLDLYNYNISTDVFIISANNTRICVPTLQYVAQNTGGKILFLENFIWQKDYKEIYMNIKDILTSEDIAYCCELKLRYSQNISVKKLFCCNNNFNSIIRSDTIKIPKIRHDQTFGFLLNYSDISDSKKQVYIQCACIYTNLNGDRYVRLHTTHMNVTSSLSTAFRYTDAEALMNILIKQLCMDILHNENYSKNIIDSLTDILFSYRINCASSAHSGQLILPDTLKLLPLFTSCILKHNIVKKEILPDLKIYNIIKLLSMPIISSLLFVYPITYIIHIKGKTNEIDSMSIDDELFIPRAIPSSGEKIYSNGIYLIDVCSHFYLFFGYHSDMEFASDIYGDIPTNENCINLTLTNSPNAKKFERIIMNLSKFHHSNQFVPIVIVPPNETADPQILSLCVEDKVEKEYSYVNFLCFIHKLVHKKIDEL; from the exons atgacGCCAAATAAAAGTCAAAACCTATATCAAAGTAATTCAAACAATTTGAATAATAACCCTAGAGACAATGCACATAATAGttataataacaatgaTAATCAGATGGACAAATCAGAAACTCATTTAATGTCAATAAATCCAAATGaagttaaaaatgatataaatccCTTTTTTGACAATTCAAACAAAGGGAATTATAATGATGGTATAAAATTAGTACCAGATAATAGAAAcgcaaatataataaatcgagataacaataaaaatatgttatttcGAGAAAATACAACgagtgataaaaataatgaaagcTATGGAAGCGCATTTAACAATacagaaaatataaataataatataaaaaatttcgAAAATAGTACAGGTAACACACGCTTAAATGAACAAATGTATGGTGAAAGAAATGTTTCAAATGCCGGaaatgattatattaatagaaATAACTACAATGATTTATCagtaaaaatgaatagGAACAGCACTAGTATAagtagtaataataatatcgaGAGTAATAATCCTCCAAAAGGAAGTAATGATATTTATGCAGAAACAGCCTATATACCAAATAATTGGAATAATTTTAACACCCCAAATGGTCTTAATTATTCAAACATGGGACCAAATAACAATGAAATCAATTCCATGAATAgctataattataaagtaaatgaaaatattcaacAAAAACAAGATTATACAcaaacatataattatccaccaagtaattataataataatatgaaccAATTTGTCAGTAATAATGCTCCCAGAAATAGTAATATTCCTCCGGTATCTCAGATGCCATTAGGTTTGAACACGGGCAACGTGATAAACGGGATCAATTCGGCTCctgtatataattatccGAATAATAACAGGGAATTACCTTTTAACACTTCGCAAAATACGCCTAATAATCCCCAAAACTATCAAGCCAATAATATGGCCAATCAATACAATAATCAAGTACAGCAATACTCTAACCAGAACGGTGCATTTAATTATCAAGAATCTAATGTTATGGGGCAACAAAGCCCATTTAGTAATACACCATTTATGGGGAGTTCGAATGGCATAAGAACAAATGAAACGACTCCTAAAGCTATGAATAAAAGAGATTCTAATGGTGCAAATACTGATAAATGTGATAATGAATCTGAAGAAAGTTCAAGTGATGAATCGAATAGTGATCATGATAAAGGAGTAACTGATAAAGGAGAAGAGATATTtacattaattaaaaagacTTATAATCGTATagatatgaataaaattcCAAGaccaataataaattttcaagataaaaagaataaaccatgtttaaaaatatttgaaacatgtaaatatatatctccGCCATCTTTTTATCAGCCTTTCATTTCAGTGGATACCGGAAAAGCAGATCCCCGTTTTATAAAAAGCACACTATATCAAATCCCTTTATTTTCTGAAACCTTAAACTTATCTAAAATACCATTTGGTATTATTGTCAATCCATTTGCTCGCTTAAATGATGGAGAAAATGTCTGTAAAGTTCATATGAAGGATATAATTAATgataaagaagaaaatgttGAAATTTTGAGGTGCCCAAAATGCTTTAGTTATATACATGGTACAATGTTAGGAGATTtagcaaaaaaatttatctgTGTTTTTTGTGATGCAGAAATTTTAATTGATGAAAATGTATTGtttgatatatatcaatataatgaaaaaatggcACATATGCAAAATAGTAAGCACAATCCCATGTCTCCATTATTAAAAGGATCTGTAGATATTATGATACCGTCTAAGTATTATAcgaattcaaataatttaaaattaagttATActtcattaaataaaaatgtaaaccAAACAGCATCTATTATTACTAATAAGATTATGTCTATAACTAAACAAATATCAAATACTTTAGTTTCGAATGActcaaaaaatttgaataatcAATCAAGgagtttattatttagtgaaaatgaaataaattataacaaCGCAGGTGCGGGTGTTTTAACAGAAGGAGGAGAAAGAGACTCTAGTGGCTTTATAGGCATGTCAcgtaattatattaatgaaaaaaatataaataataatgaaacaataataaatgaaaataccAATTTTAGGTTAgatgatattaaaaatttattaaatgaaaaaaaaggagAAACTTATGAaactataaataaaagaaattctatattatcaaaatataagcagataaaaaatatgttaccaccatattttgtttttgttattGATTGTTCCTATAatgctatatataataacattaCTTATACTGTATTAGAGGGAATTAAATACGCTGTAAAAAATGTCACATGTCCAAAAACAAAGATAGCTATAATTACATATAGCAATTCATTGTTTTTCTTCAACTGCAAATATTTAGATGGTGGAAATGGAGCAACCACGGAGTGTGCAACAAATGCAGATCCAAATAATACTGCGCAtcataatgaaaatacgaaaaatgaaaaatatttcaaaaatcaATTAATTGTGATGAGTGATATAGATGACCCATTTGTTCCACTTTCCCATGatgacatatttttaagttgTGTTGATGAActtgataaaattaataacttAATAGATACAATTAAAACACTATGCCCTAAAATGCAAGCATATGGGTCATGTGGAAATAGTGCTTTAAAGGCTGCTATCGAAATACTAAAGGAACGAAATGGTGTTGGAAGTATATCTATGTTTTATACTAGTACACCTAATTGCGGTATAGGGGCTATCAATGAGATAAAAAGAACACCAAAAGAGAATTTGTTCGAAGTTCACCAAAAAAGTTTTTATGATTCTATGCTATtagatttatataattataatataagtacagatgtatttattatttcagCAAATAATACAAGGATTTGTGTGCCAACATTGCAATATGTTGCTCAAAATACTGgaggaaaaatattatttttagaaaattttatatggcAAAAAGattataaagaaatttatatgaatataaaagatatattaacatCGGAAGATATTGCATATTGCTgtgaattaaaattaagatATTCCCAAAATATTTCTGtaaaaaaactattttgttgtaataacaattttaattcaaTAATTCGTTCTGACACTATTAAAATACCAAAAATACGGCATGATCAAACATTTggctttttattaaattattcagATATATCAGATTCGAAAAAacaagtatatatacaatgtGCGTGCATATATACTAATTTAAACGGTGATAGATATGTACGTTTACATACTACGCATATGAACGTAACATCATCACTCAGTACTGCTTTTAGATATACTGATGCCGAAGCTTTGATGAATATACTAATTAAACAATTGTGTATGGACATTTTgcataatgaaaattactcaaaaaatattattgataGTTTGACGGATATTCTGTTTTCCTACAGAATAAAT tgcGCCTCCTCTGCCCATTCGGGACAGCTAATATTGCCGGATACACTAAAATTATTGCCATTATTCACTTCCTGTATTTTAAAGCATAATATTGTaaagaaagaaatattacctgatctaaaaatatacaatataataaagcTTTTATCAATGCCTATAATATCATCGCTTTTGTTTGTTTATCCTATAacttatataattcatataaaaggaaaaacaaatgaaattGATTCAATGAGCATTGATGAcgaattatttatacctCGAGCTATACCTTCTAGTGgtgaaaaaatttattcaaatGGAATATATTTGATTGACGTTTGTTCCCATTTTTACCTTTTCTTTGGTTATCATTCGGATATGGAATTTGCTTCGGAT ATTTATGGGGATATCCcaacaaatgaaaattgtATTAATTTAACCCTAACAAACAGTCCTAATGCGA aaaaatttgAGCGTATTATTATGAACTTGAGTAAATTTCATCACTCCAACCAATTTGTCCCCATAGTAATAGTTCCACCGAA CGAAACTGCTGATCCGCAGATTTTGTCTTTATGTGTCGAAGATAAGGTTGAGAAGGAATACAGctatgtaaattttttgtgttttattcataaattagttcataaaaaaatagacgAATTGTAG